Proteins encoded together in one Pseudomonas arsenicoxydans window:
- a CDS encoding SPOR domain-containing protein: MAAKKKPAPKRGASRYQAPAKQPIPGWLWMAIGLTVGAFVVFLMKLEPGKGSESVKREKIEQQKATKIAEANKTPPSPTQPVKPKYDFYTLLPESEVIVPPDAVPEKTLPSPQVPAVPTTPVTPEQAAKIDTARAQAALAGITPPPAPPVSKAAPVTKFFLQAGSFRKQADADKVRAQIILLGQAVAVESGTVKDETWYRVLVGPFSNREQLTTAQKQLSGAGFSNLLLQQRQNR; this comes from the coding sequence TTGGCTGCCAAGAAAAAACCTGCACCCAAGCGTGGCGCCAGCCGTTACCAAGCCCCTGCAAAGCAACCGATCCCGGGTTGGCTGTGGATGGCGATCGGCCTGACGGTCGGTGCGTTCGTTGTGTTCCTGATGAAGCTGGAACCGGGCAAGGGCAGCGAAAGCGTCAAGCGCGAGAAAATCGAGCAGCAGAAAGCGACGAAAATCGCCGAGGCCAACAAGACGCCGCCGAGCCCGACGCAACCGGTAAAGCCCAAGTACGACTTCTACACCCTGCTGCCGGAATCGGAAGTGATCGTGCCGCCGGATGCCGTGCCGGAGAAAACCCTGCCGTCGCCGCAAGTGCCAGCCGTTCCGACCACGCCGGTCACACCCGAGCAGGCAGCGAAGATCGATACCGCGCGCGCTCAGGCCGCATTGGCCGGTATCACGCCGCCGCCGGCACCACCGGTGTCGAAAGCGGCGCCAGTGACCAAGTTCTTCTTACAGGCGGGTTCCTTCCGTAAGCAAGCTGACGCGGACAAGGTTCGGGCGCAGATCATTCTGCTGGGCCAAGCGGTGGCGGTTGAATCCGGCACCGTCAAAGACGAAACCTGGTATCGAGTGCTGGTCGGGCCGTTCAGCAACCGCGAACAACTGACCACCGCTCAGAAACAACTGTCCGGCGCAGGATTTAGCAATCTGTTGTTACAACAACGCCAGAACCGCTGA
- the hslV gene encoding ATP-dependent protease subunit HslV, whose amino-acid sequence MTTIVSVRRHGKVVMGGDGQVSLGNTVMKGNAKKVRRLYHGQVIAGFAGATADAFTLFERFEGQLEKHQGHLVRAAVELAKEWRTDRSLSRLEAMLAVANKDASLIITGNGDVVEPEQGLIAMGSGGGYAQAAASALLKKTDLSAREIVETALGIAGDICVFTNHTFTIEEQDLAE is encoded by the coding sequence TTGACCACCATCGTTTCAGTTCGCCGCCACGGCAAAGTCGTCATGGGCGGCGACGGCCAGGTTTCTCTCGGCAATACCGTGATGAAAGGCAACGCGAAGAAAGTTCGCCGCCTGTACCACGGCCAGGTTATCGCCGGTTTTGCCGGGGCCACCGCTGACGCCTTCACCCTCTTCGAGCGTTTCGAAGGCCAGCTTGAGAAACATCAGGGCCACTTGGTTCGCGCCGCTGTCGAACTCGCCAAAGAATGGCGCACTGACCGCTCCCTCAGCCGCCTCGAAGCCATGCTCGCGGTCGCCAACAAAGACGCCTCTCTGATCATCACCGGCAACGGCGACGTAGTTGAGCCCGAGCAAGGCCTGATCGCCATGGGTTCCGGTGGCGGTTACGCCCAGGCTGCCGCCAGCGCCCTGCTGAAGAAAACCGATCTGTCGGCCCGGGAAATCGTCGAAACCGCACTCGGCATCGCCGGCGACATCTGCGTATTCACCAACCACACCTTTACCATTGAGGAGCAGGACCTCGCGGAGTAA
- the hslU gene encoding ATP-dependent protease ATPase subunit HslU: MSMTPREIVHELNRHIIGQDDAKRAVAIALRNRWRRMQLPEELRVEVTPKNILMIGPTGVGKTEIARRLAKLANAPFIKVEATKFTEVGYVGRDVESIIRDLADAAIKLLREQEMTKVRHRAEDAAEDRILDALLPPARMGFSNDDAPSSSDTNTRQLFRKRLREGQLDDKEIEIEVAEMAGVDISAPPGMEEMTNQLQSLFANMGKGKRKSRKIKVKEALKLVRDEEASRLVNDDELKAKALEAVEQHGIVFIDEIDKVAKRGNSGGVDVSREGVQRDLLPLIEGCTVNTKLGMVKTDHILFIASGAFHLSKPSDLVPELQGRLPIRVELKALTPEDFERILSEPHASLTEQYCALLKTEGLSIEFQADGIKRIAEIAWQVNEKTENIGARRLHTLLERLLEEVSFSAGDLASAHDDKVIMIDADYVNSHLGELAQNEDLSRYIL, from the coding sequence ATGTCCATGACTCCCCGTGAAATCGTCCACGAACTCAATCGCCATATCATCGGCCAGGACGATGCCAAGCGCGCCGTCGCCATCGCGCTACGTAACCGCTGGCGCCGGATGCAGTTGCCTGAAGAGCTGCGCGTTGAAGTAACACCCAAGAACATCCTGATGATCGGCCCGACCGGTGTCGGTAAAACCGAGATCGCCCGTCGCCTGGCCAAGCTCGCCAATGCGCCGTTCATCAAAGTCGAAGCCACCAAGTTCACCGAAGTCGGCTACGTCGGTCGCGACGTCGAATCGATCATTCGTGACCTGGCCGATGCCGCCATCAAATTGCTGCGCGAACAGGAAATGACCAAGGTTCGCCACCGCGCCGAAGACGCCGCCGAAGACCGCATCCTCGACGCCCTGCTGCCACCGGCACGCATGGGTTTCAGCAATGACGACGCGCCCTCTTCTTCCGATACCAACACCCGCCAGCTGTTCCGCAAGCGCCTGCGTGAAGGCCAGCTGGATGACAAGGAGATCGAAATCGAAGTCGCCGAAATGGCTGGCGTCGACATCTCCGCGCCACCGGGCATGGAGGAAATGACCAATCAGCTGCAGAGCCTGTTCGCCAATATGGGCAAGGGCAAACGCAAGAGCCGCAAGATCAAGGTCAAGGAAGCGCTGAAACTGGTGCGTGACGAAGAAGCCAGTCGCCTGGTCAACGACGATGAGTTGAAGGCCAAAGCCCTGGAAGCGGTCGAGCAGCACGGCATCGTGTTCATCGACGAAATCGACAAAGTCGCCAAGCGCGGTAACTCCGGCGGAGTCGACGTGTCCCGTGAAGGCGTGCAGCGCGACTTGCTGCCACTGATCGAAGGCTGCACTGTCAACACCAAGCTGGGTATGGTCAAGACTGACCACATCCTGTTCATCGCTTCCGGCGCGTTCCACTTGAGCAAGCCGAGCGACCTGGTGCCTGAGCTGCAAGGTCGTCTGCCGATTCGTGTCGAATTGAAGGCGCTGACGCCTGAAGATTTCGAGCGAATTCTCAGCGAGCCGCACGCCTCACTCACCGAGCAATATTGCGCCTTGCTGAAAACCGAAGGCCTGTCCATCGAGTTCCAGGCTGACGGCATCAAGCGCATCGCCGAGATCGCCTGGCAGGTCAACGAGAAGACCGAGAACATCGGTGCCCGTCGCCTGCACACCTTGCTCGAGCGCCTGCTCGAAGAGGTGTCGTTCAGCGCCGGCGACCTGGCCAGTGCCCACGACGACAAGGTGATCATGATCGACGCCGACTACGTCAACAGCCACCTCGGTGAATTGGCGCAGAACGAAGACCTGTCCCGCTACATTCTGTAA
- a CDS encoding gamma-butyrobetaine hydroxylase-like domain-containing protein produces the protein MSQIPTDIKLHKASKTLSLKYASGEEYHLPAEFLRVHSPSAEVQGHGKPILQFGKIDVGLSKVEPAGQYALKLTFDDGHDSGLFTWEYLYELGRRQDALWDDYLAELKAAGKTRDPSQSIVKLML, from the coding sequence ATGAGCCAAATCCCTACCGACATCAAGCTGCACAAAGCCTCGAAAACCCTGTCGCTGAAATACGCGTCCGGCGAGGAATATCACCTGCCCGCCGAGTTCCTGCGCGTGCACTCTCCTTCCGCCGAGGTCCAGGGCCACGGCAAGCCTATCCTGCAATTTGGCAAGATCGACGTAGGCCTGAGCAAAGTAGAACCGGCCGGTCAGTACGCACTGAAATTGACCTTCGATGACGGCCACGACAGCGGCTTGTTCACCTGGGAATATTTGTACGAACTGGGGCGACGCCAGGATGCACTCTGGGATGATTATCTTGCCGAGCTCAAAGCCGCCGGAAAAACCCGCGACCCCAGCCAGTCCATCGTCAAACTGATGCTCTAG
- the phaC gene encoding class II poly(R)-hydroxyalkanoic acid synthase gives MSNKNNDDLKYQASENTLGLNPVVGLRGKDLLASARMVLRQAIKQPIHSAKHVAHFGLELKNVLFGKSELHPTSDDRRFADPAWSQNPLYKRYLQTYLAWRKELHAWIDDSNLPPKDVSRGHFVINLMTEAMAPTNSAANPAAVKRFFETGGKSLLDGLSHLAKDLVHNGGMPSQVNMGAFEVGKSLGVTEGAVVFRNDVLELIQYRPITEQVHERPLLVVPPQINKFYVFDLSPDKSLARFCLRNNVQTFIVSWRNPTKEQREWGLSTYIEALKEAVDVVMAITGSKDVNMLGACSGGITCTALLGHYAAIGEKKVNALTLLVSVLDTTLDSDVALFVDEQTLEAAKRHSYQAGVLEGRDMAKVFAWMRPNDLIWNYWVNNYLLGNEPPVFDILFWNNDTTRLPAAFHGDLIEMFKSNPLIRPNALEVCGTPIDLKQVTADIFSLAGTNDHITPWKSCYKSAQLFGGKVEFVLSSSGHIQSILNPPGNPKSRYMTSIEMPVKAEEWQENSTKHTDSWWLHWQAWQAERSGKLKKTPASLGSKAYPAGEAAPGTYVHER, from the coding sequence ATGAGTAACAAGAATAACGATGACTTGAAGTATCAAGCCTCGGAAAACACCTTGGGGCTGAATCCTGTCGTTGGGCTGCGTGGAAAGGATCTTCTGGCGTCCGCTCGAATGGTGCTCAGGCAGGCCATCAAGCAACCGATTCACAGTGCAAAGCATGTCGCCCATTTCGGCCTTGAACTGAAGAACGTGTTATTCGGAAAATCCGAGCTTCACCCCACTAGCGATGACCGTCGCTTTGCCGATCCGGCCTGGAGCCAGAACCCGCTCTATAAACGTTATTTGCAAACTTACCTGGCGTGGCGCAAGGAACTCCACGCCTGGATCGACGACAGTAACCTGCCGCCCAAAGACGTCAGTCGCGGGCATTTCGTGATCAACCTCATGACCGAAGCCATGGCCCCGACCAACAGTGCGGCCAATCCGGCAGCGGTCAAACGCTTCTTCGAAACCGGCGGCAAAAGCCTGCTCGATGGCCTCTCGCATCTGGCCAAGGACCTGGTGCACAACGGCGGGATGCCGAGCCAGGTCAACATGGGCGCCTTCGAAGTCGGCAAGAGCCTGGGCGTAACCGAAGGTGCGGTGGTGTTCCGCAACGACGTGCTGGAGCTGATCCAGTACCGCCCGATCACCGAGCAGGTGCACGAGCGTCCGCTGCTGGTGGTGCCGCCGCAGATCAACAAGTTCTATGTATTCGACCTGAGCCCGGACAAGAGCCTGGCGCGTTTCTGCCTGCGCAACAACGTGCAGACGTTTATCGTCAGCTGGCGCAACCCGACCAAGGAACAGCGCGAGTGGGGGCTGTCGACCTACATCGAAGCGCTCAAGGAAGCGGTCGACGTGGTGATGGCGATCACCGGCAGCAAAGACGTGAACATGCTCGGCGCCTGCTCCGGTGGCATCACCTGCACCGCGCTGTTGGGCCACTACGCCGCGATCGGCGAGAAGAAGGTCAACGCCCTGACCTTGCTGGTCAGCGTGCTCGACACCACCCTGGACAGCGACGTAGCACTATTCGTTGACGAACAAACCCTCGAAGCCGCCAAGCGCCATTCCTATCAGGCCGGCGTGCTGGAAGGCCGCGACATGGCGAAAGTCTTCGCCTGGATGCGCCCCAACGATTTGATCTGGAACTACTGGGTCAACAACTACCTGCTCGGTAACGAGCCGCCGGTGTTCGACATCCTGTTCTGGAACAACGACACCACCCGGTTGCCCGCCGCATTCCATGGCGACCTGATCGAGATGTTCAAAAGCAATCCACTGATCCGTCCCAATGCACTGGAAGTGTGCGGCACGCCGATCGACCTGAAGCAGGTCACCGCCGACATCTTTTCGCTGGCCGGCACCAACGACCACATCACCCCGTGGAAGTCCTGCTACAAGTCGGCGCAGTTGTTTGGCGGCAAAGTTGAATTCGTGCTGTCCAGCAGCGGTCATATCCAGAGCATCCTGAACCCACCGGGCAACCCGAAATCGCGCTACATGACCAGCATCGAAATGCCGGTCAAAGCCGAAGAATGGCAAGAAAATTCCACCAAGCACACCGACTCCTGGTGGCTGCACTGGCAGGCATGGCAAGCCGAGCGTTCGGGGAAGCTGAAAAAGACCCCGGCAAGTCTTGGCAGCAAAGCTTACCCAGCGGGCGAGGCAGCGCCAGGCACTTACGTACACGAGCGGTAA
- the phaZ gene encoding poly(3-hydroxyalkanoate) depolymerase produces MPQPFIFRTVDLDGQTLRTAVRPGKPHLTPLLIFNGIGANLELVFPFVAALDPDLEVIAFDVPGVGGSSTPNRPYRFPGLAKLTARMLDYLDYGQVNVIGVSWGGALAQQFAYDYPERCKKLVLAATAAGAVMVPGKPKVLWMMASPRRYIQPSHVIRIAPMIYGGSFRRDPTLAASHAAKVRSAGKLGYYWQLFAGLGWTSIHWLHKINQPTLVLAGDDDPLIPLINMRMLAWRIPNAQLHIIDDGHLFLITRAEAVAPIIMKFLEEERQRAVMHPHPAPLGG; encoded by the coding sequence ATGCCGCAACCGTTTATATTCCGTACCGTCGACCTGGATGGCCAGACCCTCCGCACGGCAGTACGTCCCGGCAAGCCTCACTTGACGCCCTTGCTGATTTTCAACGGCATCGGCGCCAACCTGGAGCTGGTGTTTCCGTTTGTCGCGGCGCTGGACCCGGACCTGGAAGTCATTGCGTTCGACGTCCCCGGTGTCGGCGGTTCATCGACACCCAATCGGCCATACCGCTTTCCGGGCCTGGCCAAACTCACGGCACGGATGCTCGACTATCTCGACTACGGGCAAGTCAACGTCATCGGCGTGTCCTGGGGGGGCGCCCTCGCCCAGCAATTCGCCTATGACTATCCCGAGCGCTGCAAGAAACTCGTGCTGGCGGCCACTGCGGCCGGCGCAGTGATGGTGCCGGGCAAACCGAAGGTGCTGTGGATGATGGCCAGCCCTCGGCGCTACATCCAGCCGTCCCATGTGATTCGTATTGCACCGATGATCTACGGCGGTTCGTTCCGGCGCGATCCGACGCTGGCCGCCAGCCATGCGGCGAAGGTCCGTTCGGCGGGCAAGCTCGGTTACTACTGGCAACTGTTCGCCGGACTCGGCTGGACCAGCATTCACTGGCTGCACAAGATTAACCAGCCAACCCTGGTGCTGGCTGGCGATGACGATCCACTGATTCCGCTGATCAACATGCGCATGCTGGCCTGGCGGATTCCCAATGCCCAGTTGCACATCATCGATGACGGCCATCTGTTCTTGATTACCCGTGCCGAGGCCGTGGCACCGATCATCATGAAGTTTCTCGAGGAGGAGCGGCAGCGCGCCGTGATGCATCCGCATCCGGCGCCATTGGGCGGTTAA
- the phaC gene encoding class II poly(R)-hydroxyalkanoic acid synthase, producing MREKPARDFLPTPAAFINAQSAITGLRGRDLLSTLRSVAAHGLRNPVHSARHALKLGGQLGRVLLGETLHPTNPQDSRFTDPAWSLNPFYRRSLQAYLSWQKQVKSWIDESNMAPDDRARAHFAFALLNDAVAPSNTLLNPLAIKEIFNSGGNSLVRGISHLVDDFLHNDGLPRQVTKQAFEVGKTVATTTGSVVFRNELLELIQYKPMSEKQYSKPLLVVPPQINKYYIFDLSPHNSFVQFALKNGLQTFMISWRNPDVRHREWGLSSYVEAVEEAMNVCRAITGAREVNLMGACAGGLTIAALQGHLQAKRQLRRVSSATYLVSLLDSQMDSPATLFADEQTLEAAKRRSYQKGVLDGRDMAKVFAWMRPNDLIWSYFVNNYLLGKEPPAFDILYWNNDNTRLPAAFHGDLLDFFKHNPLSHPGGLEVCGTPIDLQKVTVDSFSVAGINDHITPWDAVYRSTLLLGGERRFVLSNSGHVQSILNPPSNPKANFVESAKLSSDPRAWYYDAKQVDGSWWTQWLGWIQERSGALKETQMALGNQNYPPMEAAPGTYVRVR from the coding sequence ATGCGCGAAAAACCAGCAAGGGACTTTTTGCCCACGCCCGCCGCGTTCATCAACGCACAGAGTGCAATTACCGGCCTGCGCGGCCGGGATCTTTTATCAACCTTGCGCAGCGTGGCGGCACATGGCTTGCGCAACCCGGTGCACAGTGCCCGGCACGCCTTGAAGCTGGGCGGTCAGCTTGGCCGCGTACTGCTGGGTGAAACCCTGCACCCGACCAATCCGCAGGACAGTCGTTTTACCGACCCGGCGTGGAGCCTCAACCCGTTTTATCGCCGCAGCTTGCAGGCCTACCTGAGCTGGCAGAAGCAGGTCAAAAGCTGGATCGACGAGAGCAACATGGCCCCGGATGATCGTGCTCGCGCGCACTTCGCGTTCGCCTTGCTCAACGACGCCGTCGCGCCCTCCAACACCCTGCTCAATCCGCTGGCGATCAAGGAAATCTTCAATTCCGGCGGCAACAGCCTGGTGCGGGGGATCAGCCATCTGGTCGACGACTTCCTGCACAACGACGGCCTGCCCAGGCAAGTCACCAAGCAAGCGTTCGAGGTGGGTAAAACCGTTGCGACCACCACCGGCTCCGTGGTGTTTCGCAATGAACTGCTGGAGCTGATCCAGTACAAGCCAATGAGCGAAAAGCAGTATTCCAAGCCGCTGTTGGTGGTGCCTCCGCAAATCAACAAGTACTACATTTTTGACCTGAGCCCACACAACAGCTTCGTCCAGTTCGCCCTGAAGAACGGCCTGCAGACCTTTATGATCAGCTGGCGCAACCCCGATGTGCGGCATCGCGAATGGGGGCTGTCGTCCTACGTAGAAGCCGTTGAAGAAGCCATGAATGTCTGCCGGGCGATCACTGGTGCCCGCGAGGTCAACCTGATGGGTGCTTGCGCCGGCGGGCTGACCATCGCCGCCCTGCAAGGGCACTTGCAGGCCAAGCGGCAGCTACGGCGGGTGTCCAGCGCGACGTATCTGGTCAGCCTGCTGGACAGTCAGATGGACTCCCCAGCGACACTGTTCGCCGACGAGCAGACGCTGGAAGCGGCCAAGCGCCGCTCCTATCAAAAAGGTGTGCTGGACGGCCGCGATATGGCCAAGGTGTTCGCCTGGATGCGCCCCAACGATTTGATCTGGAGCTATTTCGTCAACAACTACCTGCTGGGCAAGGAGCCGCCAGCGTTCGACATTCTCTACTGGAACAACGACAACACGCGCCTGCCGGCAGCCTTTCATGGCGATCTGCTGGACTTCTTCAAGCACAACCCGTTGAGTCATCCGGGCGGTCTCGAAGTGTGCGGCACGCCGATCGACTTGCAGAAAGTCACCGTCGACAGTTTCAGCGTGGCCGGCATCAACGATCACATCACGCCTTGGGACGCGGTGTATCGCTCGACGCTATTGCTGGGGGGAGAACGGCGCTTCGTTCTATCAAACAGCGGCCACGTGCAGAGCATCCTCAACCCGCCGAGCAACCCCAAAGCCAACTTCGTCGAGAGCGCGAAACTGAGCAGCGACCCAAGGGCCTGGTATTACGACGCCAAACAAGTCGACGGCAGTTGGTGGACCCAATGGCTGGGCTGGATTCAGGAACGCTCAGGCGCGCTGAAGGAAACGCAAATGGCCCTGGGCAACCAGAACTATCCACCGATGGAGGCGGCACCCGGCACTTACGTGCGCGTGCGCTGA
- a CDS encoding TetR/AcrR family transcriptional regulator yields MKTRDRILECALQLFNQKGEPNVSTMEVANEMGISPGNLYYHFHGKEPLILGLFERFQAELAPLLDPPADVELAPEDYWLFLHLIVERLAHYRFLFQDLSNLAGRLPKLAKGIRNLLNALKRTLASLLARLKAQGQLVSDTQALGQLVEQITMTLLFSLDYQRILDREGEVRLVVYQIMMLVAPHLLPPIKVATEQLALQYLEEHE; encoded by the coding sequence ATGAAAACCCGCGACCGGATCCTCGAATGTGCCCTGCAGTTGTTCAATCAGAAGGGCGAACCCAACGTCTCGACCATGGAAGTTGCCAATGAAATGGGGATCAGCCCGGGCAACCTCTACTACCACTTCCACGGCAAGGAACCGTTGATTCTCGGATTGTTCGAGCGTTTCCAGGCCGAGCTTGCGCCATTGCTTGATCCCCCGGCCGATGTGGAACTGGCCCCGGAGGACTACTGGCTGTTCCTGCACCTGATCGTCGAACGGTTGGCCCACTACCGGTTTTTGTTCCAGGACCTGTCGAACCTGGCCGGGCGCTTGCCGAAACTGGCCAAGGGCATCCGCAATCTGCTCAATGCACTCAAACGCACGCTGGCTTCATTGCTCGCGCGGCTCAAAGCCCAAGGGCAGTTGGTCAGCGACACGCAGGCGTTGGGGCAACTGGTGGAACAGATCACCATGACGCTGCTGTTCTCGCTGGACTATCAGCGGATTCTCGATCGAGAGGGCGAAGTGAGGTTGGTGGTTTACCAGATCATGATGCTGGTGGCGCCGCATTTGCTGCCGCCGATCAAGGTCGCGACGGAGCAGTTGGCTTTGCAGTACCTCGAAGAACACGAATAA
- a CDS encoding phasin family protein codes for MAGKKNTEKEGSSWIGKVEDYSRKIWLAGLGVYSKIDTDGSKLFDTLVKDGEKAEKLTKSAVGKKVDAAKDSASSAKSRISGVKDRALGKWDELEGAFDKRLNSAISRLGVPSRNEVKALHSKVDTLTKQIEKLTGAKVAPVAAKTAAAKPAAKTAAKPLVKAAAKPVAKAASKVASAAKSVTKTAAAKPAAAKPAAKSVAAKPAAKPAAKTAAAKPAAKPAAKPAAAKKPVVKKPVAPKAAAPKPAVAAAKPATPVSASNSAAAPTPAVTPTAAPAPSTPTSQS; via the coding sequence ATGGCTGGCAAAAAGAACACCGAAAAAGAAGGCAGCTCGTGGATCGGGAAAGTCGAAGACTACTCCCGCAAAATCTGGCTGGCTGGTTTAGGCGTGTACTCGAAGATCGACACTGACGGCAGCAAGCTCTTCGATACATTGGTTAAAGACGGCGAGAAAGCCGAGAAGCTCACCAAAAGCGCTGTCGGCAAAAAAGTCGATGCTGCCAAGGACTCCGCTTCGTCGGCCAAGTCGCGTATCAGCGGCGTTAAAGACCGTGCACTGGGCAAGTGGGATGAGCTGGAAGGCGCTTTCGACAAGCGCCTGAACAGCGCCATTTCGCGCCTGGGTGTACCTAGCCGCAATGAAGTGAAAGCGCTGCACAGCAAGGTCGATACCTTGACCAAGCAAATCGAAAAACTCACCGGTGCCAAGGTTGCGCCTGTTGCGGCGAAAACCGCGGCAGCCAAACCTGCGGCAAAAACCGCTGCCAAGCCGCTGGTAAAAGCTGCCGCCAAGCCGGTCGCTAAAGCCGCGTCGAAAGTCGCGTCTGCTGCCAAGTCCGTTACCAAGACTGCCGCGGCTAAACCTGCAGCTGCCAAGCCGGCGGCCAAATCGGTCGCCGCTAAACCGGCTGCCAAGCCTGCAGCAAAAACCGCAGCCGCTAAACCGGCAGCCAAGCCAGCGGCCAAACCTGCCGCAGCGAAAAAACCGGTCGTGAAAAAGCCGGTAGCGCCTAAAGCTGCTGCACCGAAACCAGCAGTGGCTGCTGCCAAACCGGCTACCCCGGTCAGCGCATCGAACTCCGCTGCCGCACCGACCCCTGCTGTCACCCCGACTGCCGCGCCAGCTCCATCGACGCCAACCAGTCAGTCCTGA
- a CDS encoding phasin family protein, translated as MAKVILKKKIDASTTALSDVKSYARKIWLAGLGAYTKVGHEGSEYFQELIKAGQTVEKKGKKVVAEKLEAANSEIEEAKSEVSTFKGKVELQLDKVEKAFDSRVASALNRIGIPSKHDVETLSAKLDELTALLERVARKS; from the coding sequence ATGGCCAAAGTTATTTTGAAGAAAAAAATCGACGCTTCGACAACCGCTCTGAGCGACGTCAAATCCTATGCCCGCAAGATCTGGCTGGCAGGCCTGGGTGCTTACACCAAGGTCGGCCACGAGGGCAGCGAATACTTTCAAGAGTTGATCAAGGCTGGTCAAACTGTTGAAAAGAAAGGCAAAAAAGTAGTGGCTGAGAAACTTGAAGCCGCTAACTCAGAGATCGAAGAAGCCAAGAGTGAAGTGAGCACTTTCAAAGGCAAGGTTGAACTTCAACTCGACAAGGTCGAGAAGGCTTTTGACTCGCGTGTCGCAAGTGCCTTGAATCGTATCGGCATTCCGTCTAAACATGACGTTGAGACACTCTCTGCTAAGCTCGATGAGCTGACGGCATTGCTCGAACGCGTCGCGCGTAAATCTTAA
- a CDS encoding polyhydroxyalkanoic acid system family protein: MARISVERAHGLGKEAAREKAEKLAQKLSEQYGLEPQWSGDTLNLKRSGVKGAVHVGEDSIKVDVELGLLMSAMSGTIKSEIEKALDKALA; encoded by the coding sequence ATGGCCCGTATTAGTGTTGAACGTGCCCACGGCCTGGGTAAGGAAGCTGCCCGCGAGAAGGCTGAGAAGCTGGCGCAGAAACTGTCCGAGCAATATGGCCTGGAACCGCAGTGGTCCGGCGACACCCTGAACCTCAAGCGTTCCGGTGTTAAAGGTGCGGTGCATGTGGGGGAGGATTCGATCAAGGTTGATGTGGAGCTGGGTCTGTTGATGTCGGCCATGAGCGGCACCATCAAATCGGAAATTGAAAAGGCCCTCGATAAAGCGTTGGCGTGA
- the ubiE gene encoding bifunctional demethylmenaquinone methyltransferase/2-methoxy-6-polyprenyl-1,4-benzoquinol methylase UbiE, translating to MTDQRKGSDAEPTTHFGFKNVPESQKAEKVAEVFHSVAAKYDLMNDLLSGGMHRLWKRFAIELSGVRTGNRVLDIAGGTGDLTKKFSHLVGPTGQVVLADINESMLKVGRDRLLDLGVAGNVEFVQADAEKLPFPDNHFDCVTIAFGLRNVTHKEDALRSMLRVLKPGGRLLVLEFSKPTNALMSKAYDAYSFAFMPLMGKLITNDSESYRYLAESIRMHPNQETLKSMMVEAGFDRVTYHNMTAGIVALHRGIKP from the coding sequence ATGACTGATCAGCGCAAAGGCAGCGATGCCGAACCCACCACTCACTTCGGTTTCAAAAACGTTCCGGAAAGCCAAAAAGCGGAAAAAGTCGCTGAGGTTTTCCACTCGGTAGCGGCCAAGTACGACTTGATGAACGACCTCCTGTCGGGCGGCATGCACCGTCTGTGGAAGCGTTTCGCGATAGAACTGTCGGGGGTTCGCACCGGTAATCGCGTACTCGACATCGCCGGTGGCACAGGCGACCTGACCAAGAAGTTCTCGCACCTCGTTGGCCCGACCGGGCAAGTGGTGCTGGCTGACATCAACGAGTCCATGCTCAAGGTCGGTCGCGACCGCCTGCTGGATCTGGGTGTGGCCGGCAACGTCGAATTCGTTCAGGCCGATGCTGAAAAACTGCCGTTCCCGGACAACCATTTCGATTGCGTCACCATCGCCTTCGGCCTGCGTAACGTCACCCATAAAGAAGATGCACTGCGCTCGATGCTGCGCGTGCTGAAACCGGGCGGCCGTCTGCTGGTGCTGGAATTCTCCAAGCCGACCAACGCGCTGATGTCCAAAGCCTACGACGCCTACTCGTTCGCCTTCATGCCGCTGATGGGCAAGCTGATCACCAACGACTCGGAAAGCTATCGCTACCTGGCCGAATCGATCCGCATGCACCCGAACCAGGAAACCCTGAAGTCGATGATGGTCGAGGCCGGTTTCGACCGCGTGACCTATCACAACATGACCGCAGGTATCGTCGCCCTGCACCGCGGCATCAAACCCTGA